From the genome of Biomphalaria glabrata chromosome 1, xgBioGlab47.1, whole genome shotgun sequence, one region includes:
- the LOC129924281 gene encoding mucin-3A-like has translation MFTCVSVFLADIVSCVSVFLADIVSCVSVFLADIVSCVSVFCADIVSCVSVSLLTLSHVSPSSLLTLSHVSPSSLLTLSRVSPSSLLTLSHVSPSSLLTLSHVSPSSLLTLSHVSLTSLLTLSHVSPSSLLTLSRVSLSSLLTLSHVSLSSLLTLSHVSPSSLLTLSHVSLTSFLTLSHVSSPSLLTLSHVSPSFLLTLSHVSPSSVLTLSHVSPSSLLTLSRVSLSSLLTMSHVSLSSLLTLSHVSPSSLLTLSHVSPSSLLTLSHVSPSSLLTLSHVSPSSLLTLSHVSLTSLLTLSHVSPSSLLTLSRVSLSSLLTMSHVSLSSLLTLSHVSPSSVLTLSRVSLYPC, from the coding sequence ATGTTTACAtgtgtctctgtctttcttgCTGACATTGTCTCATGTGTCTCCGTCTTCCTTGCTGACATTGTCTCATGTGTCTCCGTCTTTCTTGCTGACATTGTCTCATGTGTCTCCGTCTTCTGTGCTGACATTGTCTCGTGTGTCTCTGTATCCTTGCTAACATTGTCTCATGTGTCTCCGTCTTCCTTGCTGACATTGTCTCATGTGTCTCCGTCTTCCTTGCTGACATTGTCTCGTGTGTCTCCGTCTTCCTTGCTGACATTGTCTCATGTGTCTCCGTCTTCCTTGCTGACATTGTCTCATGTGTCTCCGTCTTCCTTGCTGACATTGTCTCATGTGTCTCTGACTTCCTTGCTGACATTGTCTCATGTGTCTCCTTCTTCCTTGCTGACATTGTCTCGTGTGTCTCTGTCTTCCTTGCTGACATTGTCTCATGTGTCTCTGTCTTCCTTACTAACATTGTCTCATGTGTCTCCGTCTTCCTTGCTGACATTGTCTCATGTGTCTCTGACTTCCTTCCTGACATTGTCTCATGTATCTTCGCCTTCCTTGCTGACATTGTCTCATGTGTCTCCGTCTTTCTTGCTGACATTGTCTCATGTGTCTCCGTCTTCTGTGCTGACATTGTCTCATGTGTCTCCTTCTTCTTTGCTGACATTGTCTCGTGTGTCTCTGTCTTCCTTGCTGACAATGTCTCATGTGTCTCTGTCTTCCTTACTAACATTGTCTCATGTGTCTCCGTCTTCCTTGCTGACATTGTCTCATGTGTCTCCTTCTTCCTTGCTGACATTGTCTCATGTGTCTCCGTCTTCCTTGCTGACATTGTCTCATGTGTCTCCGTCTTCCTTGCTGACATTGTCTCATGTGTCTCTGACTTCCTTGCTGACATTGTCTCATGTGTCTCCTTCTTCCTTGCTGACATTGTCTCGTGTGTCTCTGTCTTCCTTGCTGACAATGTCTCATGTGTCTCTGTCTTCCTTACTAACATTGTCTCATGTGTCTCCGTCTTCTGTGCTGACATTGTCTCGTGTGTCTCTGTATCCTTGCTAA